The DNA region GGGAGGGCTCGCTACGGCCGCCACTGGCAGGGCGACCGGGGGTCAGTCGATAGGAGGAAGGGGGTCAAGTCCTGTGCGTGGCCAACGGTTAAGCCTtgtgcttgctctctctctctctctctctctctctctctctctctccctctttccatccctctctccaggtcagAAGATCCCCTCTAATCTCATAACAGATATCCTCTAATCCCCACCTCTGTTCTTAGATGAGTCACCCCAGTCTAGCCTCAGTCTGCCAGGCATGGACTCTACTGTCTTTCTGTGctgacctctccttctctctctctctctctctctctctgcctctctctctctctctgtctctctctctgcctctctctctctgcctctctctctctctctcttcccctctctctctctctctctctctctctctctctctccagtgtgtggaCCTGAGCTGTAATGAGCTGACGGAGGTGTCTCTTCCCGAGACTCTGCCTCCCAAGCTGCAGGAGCTGGACCTGACGGGCAACCCTCGCCTGAGCCTGGACCACAAGAGCCTGGAGCTGCTCAAGTACGGACGGCGacgcacacacgcccacacgcaTATACACTGTGCGAAACGCTACTATACACACTGACATTGCATCCTCCCATGTCGACTCTCTCCATCCGTCCCCCTCTTAACCGCTCCCCCCCTTGTCCCCCTGCAGTAATATCCGCTGTTTCCGCGTGgacccctctccatcctccctgggGGCCAGCGAGGGGCCCGGAGCCCCCGCCGTCTGGAGCCACGGCTACACCGAGGCCTCGGGGGTCAAGAACaagtacgcccccccccccgcgcctcTCCCCGGCTCACTCTCTCAGCCCCTCGTTCTCCCTGCATGTGTGGTGCCGGTTtagctgactgtgtgtgcgtgcgcgtgtgtgtgtgtcccaggctgTGCGTGGCGGCCCTGACGCTGGACGGGTTCCGCGGCGGGCGCGAGGCTCTGTACGGGGTGTTCGACGGCGACCGGAACGGCGAGGTGCCCGGCCTGCTGCAGTGCACCATGGGAGACGTGCTGGCCGAGGAGCAGCacaggagcggggggggggaggactacCTGACCAACACCTTCCTCACcatgcacaggtacacacgctcGCTTACACAGCCTActtcctctcacacacgcactcacttcctctcacacacactctcacacacacacacacacacactcactctcttacacaacctacttactcacacacaccctcacttactctcacacacactctcacacgcgcacacacacactcactcaattTCTTATACAAcctacttactcacacacacacacacactctcactcacttacacagcctacttactcacacacacacacacactctcactctcttacacaacctacttactgacacacacactcagtcactcacttaCACAAcctacttactcacacacacacactcaatctctTACACAACCTACttactcacacacgctctcacacacgcgcacgcccATCAGTAACGTTGCCCTGCCGTCCTCACCCCAGGAAACTGGGCACGGCAGGTCAGAGGCTGGGCGGCTCGGCGGCCCTCTGCCACATCCGCCACGACCCGGTGACCCCGGccggccccgcccccgcccACGCAGGCTGCTTCACCCTGGCCGCGGCCAACGTGGGCAAGTGCCAGGCGGTGCTGTGCCGGGACGGCAGGGCCCTCCCGCTCTCCAGCGCACACACCGTCCGGCAGGAGGGCGAGTACCGGAGGATACGCCAGCACAACGCCATCGTCACAGAGGTGTGAGGGAGCTCATCCTGCTGAGCTGGAAGACGTACTTAggaagcgcgtgtgtgtgtgtgtgtgtatagtaatAGTTGTGTCCATCTAAAGGGTTTTAGGAATTACTTAAGAGGTGTGTGCTGTAGGGCTGGGCATattacacttacatttagtcatttagcagacgctcttatccagagcgacttacagtaagtacagggacattcccccgaggcaagtagggtgaagtgccttgcccaaggacacaacgtcagtttggcacggccgggaatcgaaccaacaaccttctgattaatagcccgactccctaacccctcagccatctgaccccctgaatATCAGCGATAATATAGGCCCAAAAATTACGACGATGTAAAATTTGAACATATTGTGAATAttgatgtaaaataaaataataatatataataataaaataatatatatatatatatatatatattttttttttacaaagagcATGTGCACAAACTGAAAATTGCACGTGCTATTTTTGTCTAtttttgtcctgtcacataaggacctctgcatgtattgttccatgtgaggtccattttgtcaagttccaagtaccatgttatggcaactgcttacatttgcactacacattttgtactttgtaacaatagctgttctatctCAATTGTTTTTGGTGTTTTCTAATGGGGGCAAAAGAAAATCATCTTGTATGCGTGTGCGCTGGTAGATTTGTATCCATCCAAGTTAttttagaatgtgtgtgttcataacaaaccatcgttgtgtttaccaaattttacccaatacaaaaacaaataaaaataattttcttgtaACCGTGgcaatgtggggggtgtgagacagcccaacggttaaaagaaaatgcttcactttgtttttgtatgcggtaaagttgtcgcaatacgacggtgggtcacaatgactgatgggtcagaatgacccgaagataacacaagggttaatagccGTTCCTCCTCTTTTTTTCAGGACAACAAGGTCAACGGCGTGACCGACTCCACCCGCATCATGGGCTACTCCTTCCTGTGCCCCGCCGTGACCCCGCGGCCCCACATCTCCACGgtaaccctcaccccccaggacGAGTTCTTCCTGCTGGGCAGCCGGGGCCTGTGGGACGCGCTGTCCCCCGGCGAGGCGGTGGAGGCCGTGCGGAACGTCCCGGACGCCCTGGCGGCCGCCAAGAAGCTGGTGACGCTGGCGCAGAGCTACGGCTGCGCCGACAGCCTGGGCGCCGTGGTGGTGCAGCTGAGCATCACCCAGGACTGCTGCTCCTACTGCGAGcccccgccgccgccccccAGCCCGGGCCCGGCCCCGCACGGCCCCCACGCCTCGCACCCCCCCTACCCGCCCTCCGACGGCCTCctgccccccgccgcccccccctcctcctccgggcTAGGCAGCGAGCTGAGCAGCGAGGTGAGCGCGTCGGAGATGAGCAGCGAGGTGGGCTCCACCGCCTCCTCGGACGAGCCGGCGGCCCACGGAGAGCCCCTGCACGCCTGCCCGGGGCCGCGGGGCGGGGCGACGCCGCCAGGGGGCGGAGGGGCGCCGTTCCAGAGGCAGTTCTCGGGGGCGCTGTCCGACAACGGGCTGGACAGCGAGGACGAGGAGCCCATCGCCGGCGTGTTCTCCAACGGCAGCCGCGTGGAGGTGGAGGCCGACGTGCACTGCCGGCGCGCCCGCGACcagccccccccaacccccgacCCGGCCTCCCCGCCCCGGGCCCCCTCCGCCGCTCCCCCGGGGAGCCCCGCCCACCTCCCTCCCGGCCGTCGCCCCCCTGCTAGCCCGGCCCCGCCTCCACCCAGGCACGACCCCGCGCCCTCTGAGGCCGGGCACACAGGAAGCCGGGGGGGCAGCGCCGGCGAGCCAGACCCGTGTCCGCCCGGCGGAGAGGCGTGGCCAGGGGCGGCCAAGACCTCCACCCTGGGCCGGAAGGGGCGGGGCAACGGCTCGGTGGCGTgcgaggggcggagccaggACCGGATCGAGGAGGCGGCCGACGCCCCCGTCAGGAAGCAGGGCGGCTACTTCAACGCCCCGGCGCAGCCCGACCCGGACGACCAGCTCATCATCCCCCCGGAGCTGGAGGACGAGGTCCGGCAGATCATGAAACAGCAGCAGGAACAGCAGGagcacacccccccaccacagcAGGCCGCAGACTGCTACATCACACCCCTATGACTCGGCAGGGACAGAACACGCGCTGTGTGCACAGCTCCCTACACAAACCCACGCCTTCCGAGTATTCCGAACAAGTGTTACCTGTCACGGAGCGGCAGGACTGTTTTAATTCGCTTTTGATTTTATACTTTTACTGTTACGGCCCGAGAacgactttttttttcttcttttttttttttttacaacactTGTTTCACGCATTACTGCTTCGCACAAATTTAATATAAATAGATTTTGACTATATCCTTATATGTGACGAACGAAGCACTTAACGTTTCGTTCTCCTTTCCGTTCGGAATGGAACCGTACGACGGGTGAAGCGGGCGCGTTTCCGCCCAAGGGCCGAACCGCTCCCGgcaacaccctcccccccccaggtcgCCGTGGCGTTCGTCGCCGTGgtgttcgccccccccccccccccccccccccgggagccGTAGGAGCGGAGCGACGAGCGTTTTCGACTAACTCCTAGGAGTTGCACACGCCCATAAGTGACCTAGTCACTGAAAGTGTACTAATCTTCTCTGAGAGAAAAGACAATTGTTTCACGAGGCTGTTTATCCAGATGTGTTTGTCtgagggaggttgggggggagagggggggggtgctcgtGAGCAcccgggaggggagagagcactgGAAAGAGATATTTACTGTCTGTAAACGAGCCCCACCAGCTCAACGAATGTTCCGGCACAAAGTGATTTACTTCTTGACAATTGCAAGTCATACAAATGCTACTTTTGCAATAATAAACCCGTTTTCCAATAACCCTAAGGATTGTGCTGGTCttcactgtgtgtggtgtgttcagtTGTGGCCGAATGTAGATATGCAGTGTTGTTTACACAGCACTCCAACCAGTGACATGAGACAAACATGTCAAACGGAACACGCGCCAGCCGTGTCCTGTTGCTATGAAGCGACACCGTTATTGCGACCCCCCGTCGTTGTTGTTCACTCCAGAAGGTTCTTTGAACCCAATGACATCAGAGATTCACCAAGCCATGACCCGACAATGGAGGGCCATTGTGTAAGCCGTCGTGACGTCGGCAAAGAGGAGACGCAGTGATGTCACAGCTGGCTGTTTGCCCGAGTGATGCCGAGACAGGACAGCTGAACCGAGTACGGTGCAGGGGGTTGTGGATGCTACTGCCGTATATCTGCTGCCCCCAGCAGGTCATCTGGTGTAACGGCACCCCCGTAAAAACATCTCATTATAGCGTAGCAAACTGTCAAATCATTTACAAAGATGCAATTGTTCAAAGGGTTTTATTGACATCACGccacatcaaaacacacacacacacacacaggcgacgTCTTCCCGTGCTGAACAGTCACGTTGTTACAGTATAAAAATGTTTAAAAGCAAGCGTTAAAAGAGAGCTTtgtgcgagggggggggggggggggagactggaTCTGCCGAAACACTGGTCCATTCACACGGGAGGATCAAAACCGAGACGCTCCGGTTAGACATCTCATGAAATCCTCCGCccacggggggggggcggctcgCAGACAAACGCTACGTTTGAGGATTCCTCCGCGCGGCGGCGGCGTCACACGGCCGTCGCCTCCGTCCGCAGCGGCGCCCTCTGGGGGAAGGCCGGGGCGGCGCGCCTCTCCGCCTCGTGGCGCCGCCCGTCGCGGTGATAGGCCCACACGGCCCGCACCACGCTGAAGCTGAGCACGGCGCCCACGCCGTACAGGATGGCCGTGATGAGGCCGAACAGTGCCACGGCGGCGTCGGCCCCGCCCACGTCGCAGTTCATCCACGTGTAGCCGCGGCCCGCGTACAGGCGCTCGCGCTGCCGGCACACGTCCGTGGCGTTGACCGCGATGACAAAGTGCAGGTACAGCCCCACCGCCACCACGTACGCCACCGCCCCCAGCGCCTGGAACGCCAGCCCTCCAATCAGGAGCTTCCGGCTCAGCTCGTACGCCGGCTTGTTGCCGGAAACCAcgaagagaagggaggtgacTCCGAAGACTAGGCTGAAGGCAACTCCGCCATAGATTCCCGGCGCTCTCATCTGGCTGAACTGCATGTCCAGGTCTCTGACCTTCTGGAGCTCGGTGCCCTCGAACGGGCTGTAGGCCGAGTTGATGTCGAAGGTCGTCATCCCCCCCATGGCGGACATCCCTGACATGACCATCTGGGCCGCCACGACACACACCAGGACCAGGGCGTTGGTGAGGATGGTGACGATTAGCACGATGCCTGTTGGggattcccacacacacacacacacacacacaaacaatagacACAGTGAGACCTCTCACAAAGGTTATAACATTCCTATCTTCTAAAGTTCCTATGaacacacccacaacaacaacaactatcTAATACCAGATTAAGTGTTGAGAGATTTTGGGGAGGTAAATTGGCTATTATTAGCCTGGCATATGATACCCTAATCAACTGAGGGAATTCATAGA from Osmerus eperlanus unplaced genomic scaffold, fOsmEpe2.1 SCAFFOLD_229, whole genome shotgun sequence includes:
- the si:ch211-191a24.4 gene encoding MARVEL domain-containing protein 3, with the protein product MSQSPRTNRGQRERERERNGGGHREHREDRPRREPRNDRPPSSGRSSSQPSTPPSKHHRQHRAPQEREDSKCNHICSRRGIVLIVTILTNALVLVCVVAAQMVMSGMSAMGGMTTFDINSAYSPFEGTELQKVRDLDMQFSQMRAPGIYGGVAFSLVFGVTSLLFVVSGNKPAYELSRKLLIGGLAFQALGAVAYVVAVGLYLHFVIAVNATDVCRQRERLYAGRGYTWMNCDVGGADAAVALFGLITAILYGVGAVLSFSVVRAVWAYHRDGRRHEAERRAAPAFPQRAPLRTEATAV